The following are from one region of the Plasmodium gaboni strain SY75 chromosome Unknown, whole genome shotgun sequence genome:
- a CDS encoding putative ubiquitin-like modifier HUB1 → MIEIILNDRLGKKIRVKCNPDDTIGDLKKLVAAQTGTRADKIRIQKWYIIYKDHITLQDYEIKDGMSLELYYN, encoded by the exons ATGATAgagataatattaaatgatagATTAGGAAAAAAGATCAGGGTGAAATGTAATCCGGATGATACAATTGGagatttaaaaaaattggTAGCAGCTCAAACAG GTACAAGAGCAGACAAAATACGAATTCAAAAATggtatattatttataagGATCATATAACATTACAAGATTATGAAATAAAAGACGGAATGAGTTTAGAACTGTATTACaactaa